The DNA window ACTGAACTTGTCAGTACGTAGCTTCCCACCACATTTATAAACGAAGTCTTACGTGTCTTGAATGGAAGCGTTCTTGATGTGGGAACAAATTATTAACGAAGTGTGAAGCCATGCTTATGCAGGCCATGATGTCAAGGATGGATAGATATCAAGCCAAATACTGATTCTCATAAAAGCCATGGTGTCCTCTAAGCTGTCCTTCCAGTAGTCATGTCATGTGGCCTCAAAACTAAAAGCATTGACGAGCAGTCTTTTCTCATTCCCTTGGGAAAGGGTGGTCGGATAAATAGTGGTAATGATCATAGATAGCATGGGCCATTCCGGTGTGGTTATCCTCACCTTGGCCCATTTGATCTTTGTTGATCCCAATACTTAACTTTGCTTATTTTGGACTTTTTGGCTGGGAtagcaagcaaaaaaaaaaaaacaaaggaaagaaatagACATCTATGATTGGACTTGACCCAATTATGTGGTAATAAGGGAATAATTCCGTTCTATCTTACTTTCCCAAGAATACGCTCTTTTTCCTTGGTTTTCATATgcaggagagaaaaaagagatgaaatatttttttgttttcttacaagaaattagaatatttttaaaaaaatatagttaaataacacggtttaaaaaaaacataaaaataatacaattcatATATATCGTGATTGGAAAACATGAAATTCAAGTTTATTGTTATTTagaaacatgatatttaaaagaaattgtgaAATGAGTTgcataaattacaataaaaaagatgagagaaaaaaataaaaaaagagactaAAGGGCACAATGAAGCTCCTATTATGACATCATTGATACCATCAGAAAGATCTTAATGAGACGAATCTAACAACACCAAGAAAAGTCATCAATGATGACCCAAGTGTACCATATTTGTCGTCCAAAAATGGCAAGTCGCTCACTAGCATTTGGTAGCAAGTGTGTCTCACTTTATTCACCATTGGtgaactttttttatatcattagaTTTATCTTGTCGAAATCTTTTTAATCGTACTAGTGGTGTCGTAACTAGAGTTTTGATGTGACtttagagtttttttcttctttgatctctcctctctctttacAAAATACAATGATGAGAGAggaacgagaaaaaaaaacctagagaCACATCAAAACTCCAATTATAACACCACCAATACCATTTTAAACATCTCAAAGAGATGAATTCAACAACACCAATGAAGGTCATCAACGATAAATATAATGGTCCACACTTATCGCCAAAGGCAAGTAAGGCACTCGCAACTTTTAAAGGGAAATTGTGACACACTTGGATTGTCATTGACAATCTTTTTTGGTGTTATTAGATTAGTCTTATTGAAGGTTTTTAATGGTACCAGTAGTATCGTAATCAAAGTATCAGTGtacttcttatattttttttatttctctctcctttcttgGTTGTAATATGTGTTAGctcattttaaacttttttgatATGTCATGTTTTTTAACAGTGATAAGCTTGAATTTTGTATTTCTCAATTGCGACATGtacaaattatgttattttgctcattcttttttaaattgtgttttttttaaaagttttttaaaaaaatatatcatgctAATAAGCAGAAGTAGCTATAATTTTGGTGAGAAAAAGAATTCTTcacacataaaaagaaaagggcatcCATCACTGAgtccatcaatatatatatactagctaTATGCCCGCGCGTTGCAGCGGGCATTGCTGcgtatataatattatataattacattaaaaacgATAAACTTATAATATAAAAGTTTAGAACTACAATATAAAAGAGTTTATTTTGTAAACATAGGTTACATCTTTTGGTATATACATAGTGTCACAAAAGATGACAAAAGAGTGCTAATTATACAATTTGTACATCAGCGCAAAATAGAGGGATGTTGAGGTGCAGAACGAAGTGAAATCCCTCCTTCAAAATGAGACATATCATTTTGTTGCTAATCttcctgaaaaaaataaaattcgcAAAGTaataaatgaaatgatgaagaaattaagtCATGCATTCAAAAATTTAAGCAAATATTATGGAAGAATAAATGCAGCAAATCAgtaaagaaacaattaaaaattaatatcatatgCTGTAAAAATCATTGTAGACAttagaaaaaaggaagagaagactTGGATGTATAGAtaaaacatacatacatatatgtaCTTGGAGAAAGCGAATGAGACGAATGATAAAACAATTCAAGTAGATGTAACATAAAcatttagatgaaaaaaatgaatagcaGAAAATGAATCATTATCAGTAACAACCCTAAATATTTTTCTCCTAggtgtttaatttgtttaatgttTCCACTTATAAAAAGAGTAGATGAagtatgagaatttttttttcatatcgcCGAAATTTCTAACGAAATTTTGGCAGAGTTTCCCCTATATCGGGAGATCCCAAGTTATTCATAACACAACCTGCACACAATCTGAGTAACATTTCATCCATAATCACATCCATTTTCAATACAATCAATTGCATAATTCAATCTAGAATATGTTAAGGACTATATTCATTCCAAAAGTCCGTTATAAGATATAGTAAAACAATTAATACacaattttaacaataataaaaacaatttaggcAATAATGTCAATTgcagaagagaaaaaatcatcagTGTGCAtctataagaaaaagaaacatcaaTCATCAGTGTATTATGCCTTTTTAagtaagtttaataataatcatGCATCCTCAGTTGCATTGTTCAAAAAATCCAAAGCTAAtcatatagtatatatattgaatgtaTCATGCATTTTGAATGAACTTCAGTAACAAAAACTAAGAATGCATATGTGTCttaagtaacaaaaattaagaatgcATAATTGGTGTGCAAAACGACCTCTGATGATGGAGAAAGGTTGTCTTTGTTTCTTTTAGTTGGtggttcatcttcttcatcgagaATGATTGATTTCTGTTTTAGATGACTGCAAAATTAAGGAACagagaatattattttataaggaAGTTTATTTATAGGAATGCAGGTGATGTATGAAAGTAAAGGCATGAAATTGTTCAGCAATGATTAAAAGTATTGAATATgagaatataaatatatgtgtAATAAAACGAAACTTACATTTTTTCTGAATGAGGATCGGTGAAATCTAAACTTTTCTTAGCCTTTAGGCGGTAACTGTCTTCTTGGTGTTGAGATGGTGGAGTGCTGTCAGGTGGTGTTATTGGAGTAAGCGTGTCCGCTTGAACTATTGATGAGTTTTCAATAGTAATGGTTGTAGGAGTGGTTGAGGACCCAGCACCAAATTGTTCTGATTGAATCTCTGAAGACTGTTTGATGCCTTCGTCAAAAACATTTGTAACAAAGATGTCACATCTGTTGATTGCTGATTTATAAGCCCCGAAACGTAGTTGAAAGATTTTCATCTTGTTCAATACTTCAGTCATTTGTGGTGGGACTGTATAAGGATCAACATATTTCTTGTCATAAACCAGATGATGTGCTGAGGCGTTGAAAAAGTTCTCAGCAGTTTTTCCAGATAAGAAGAAGTTTGTGACATCTTTGTCATCAGTTACAATGCAGTTCACTTTAAACCTGCACCAAGACATCAATAGTTATTTGTAATGGagtaaaatataaatgtattaaTTTCATGAAGAAATAAATCTATACGAAACAATAATGTGggcattgaatttttttacgaTGGAATTGGTGCAGAGTCTGGAGTTCCATGTTCAAAGCATCTGAGGTTGTCTGATGGTCCTGAGAGTGTTTTAGTGCATTTTGGGCATGTTTTGGACCACCACCCATTAAAGAGATCATAATCAGTAATAGATGCCATGCAAGTGAATCGCATATTCTGCGTTGATAAAAGCAGAAGTGAGAATAGAAGTTAAAAAATACAGTTAAAAGAATACGCATAAGCATTAGCAGTGAAACCTTATGTTGATGTGGATCCATGCATAAGATCTCTTTAATTGTTTTCcggttttcatttatttgttgaTCCAATGACACAACAGCATTCAAAGATGGAGGAAGTTTATGGACATCATGCGACACCTGGCTATAACTGAATTAAACAGAATTTCAAatagttaataataaatatttattgcttaagtaaaaatgaaatggaaaattTTTTTAGAGTAAGAGGGATTTACAATTGCTTATATGGCAGAACTTCTGGAATATTTGGATTGAAATACCAAAGTGATGCAGCAGTCCCAGTTAAATTTGCTGCACCTGAATGCAAGTAAGAGAAAAAGAAGTAACAAATATGAAtgagaaaaaattacaattggGCAACAAAGGCGAAAATGGTTTGATGCTATCGTATTAAAAACAACACAGCAAACCTCGGAATTCTGTAACTCGAAACCCGGCAAAGACAACAATTACTTTTCTATGACAATTTTTAGAGAAAGTTTGAACCTAGAATCAACACTTCATTAATGTTgtcaaatgtttttaaaaaagattcacATCGTTGTAGATAAAACGAAATATAACACGGTGGGTTCCTCCCTACCAAACAACACAACaactaatcaatttattattattattagctaCGGTGGGTTCCTTGCTAGCAATTTCATTCCTagcaaacaataattaatttattattcttattagcTACTGTAACATTCTCTTTCACATCTCATCTCATAAGACAATTCTACTGCGGCTTTATTATTTTCTGAAATCATATACTCTTCTGTGATCTCTGTTTTTTGTCCAAAATTGTCCTAGAAAAAGCCAACTAACCTCAAAAGTAGAATGACCAACACAAAGGGTGAGTCTTTGCAGCAAGGGTGAGTCTTTGCAGCAATTTGTGAGAAGCAACAGGCCAGAACCTCAAGAAAGAAGAGTAAAAGAAATAGGATCAATTACGCAAGAAATCCAAAGCAGAGCtgagaagaaaaatggaaagcAAAAGAAGGTACCAGACGAAATGAAACGCAAGAGAAATATGCAGGAGAGGAAACAGCAGAAAAAGCAAAGATAAACATTACaattagaatgaaaaaattaCTTAACAGAGGAAAGAAGGCGGCGCAGTCCACCGAGGCAAAGATCATAAgagaagaagtaaaaaaaaaagcatgtcaCCCTACAAAATGCAcagacaaattaattaatgtgaagTGACATGGGGCAACAGGAGTAATTGAAGTAACGAAACCAGATTGGAACGGTAACAACTATCGAAGAAAGCAAAGCAAccgaaaaaaaatttaagtgatCAGCCGAGAGCAAAAACCAACTCAACAATCAATTCATTTTATGTTAAGCTCTAAACCGAGAGCAATGAGCCCAAATCAACACAAATAACAGCCAATCAAACCAAACCGAGAGCACCCGAATCAAACCAACCAAGGACTATGTTTACCCGAGAATTGAACCACCTCCAAACCATCGATCAACCCAACCCGAACCCAATTGAACCAATAACCCACCCCCCAACACACACAAACGACCAAACGCATGCATCCCGAGCACGAACCCAAGAAAACCGAACACACAGACAATGAGCAATCCAAAAAACCCAATCAATTGCTGAATACCCAGACCAGAGAAATCAAAAATACAATCAATTACTGAACACCCACACCAGAAAGAAGATGAATCGAGTGAGAAgaggggaaaaaatgaaaaaaaaaacacgaaccGAAGAACCCAATGCAAAGAAACCGAGAGAAAGCAGAAATTGGCGCAAAGAAGGGGGCGAAAGCATACCTCATCAAACACCAAGAACGACCCGAAGCCAGCCCACGAACCGGCATCCTGGCCCGACCGAGCAGCCGTGAGCCAAACAGCCCGTCGTTCTCTCTGCCAAAAACGAAGGAACCGAGCAGAGACATGAAATGAAGAGAGTGAGAGGAAGAGACGAAAACAGGCCCAGAGAAGAGATAAAATGCACAGACTCATTAAGGGCAAAATCGCCCGGGCACTGCCACAGTCCACAGTACATTCAGTCTGTGTGTACAGTGCAAAATGCCACaccatttatttgttttgcaatatatatatatatatataaaagtaaagatgcacaaaaaaaaaaaacctttaaaaagcTCTATCGAGGCTACTTGTTAATGGCCCAACTGATGCATAAATAGGAAAGAAAGAAGActggaggaagaaaaaaacaaggagaTGTTGGGCTGAATAGTACGGACAGATGAGGTTGTGGGCAGCAACACTACCAACAAAAACGAATCAAGAGAAGAACTGATATGGAGCCAGCAACAGTAGTAGAATTTTGCTGGTAAATAGGATCCATTAATTgtggaggaaaagaaaacaaatcttagcATAGAAgctttatatcaaattaaaaaaaaaaaatagaatagtattttgtataaaatagaAGGCTTAACATAATATAGCAACCTTTCTCTATATCTATATCTATGTATGAATAGAGTAATATacagataataatatattatcatattatacaaaataactctatataagataattaCAATATTCACTAtcagaatttttatatttaccaatagaattttctgttattatcgacataattatagataaaaatgctctctaattaaattatatgtcaataattttttatatgtcagTAATCAGAATTATTGATGGTAACCTATAAGCTATTATTGTGAGCTTCATGTTTTATGATTAAATGAAATCATCATCTGTTTTTATTGAACTTTTAATTAATGTCAGAATGGTAGCACCTACGATTTAAAAAACCCCAAGAACACGAAATGTATCTCAACAACTAATAACAAAATTTACTTAGATAGAGAAAGATCGATTATTTTGTCCCATTTTCCTAACTTTTTCCTCGAAGAATCCTCCAACTCCAGCCAAGaatatttatactatatttGCCACTTGTGTTTAGCCTCTAGTTAAACCCTTTTAAAAACTGTCAACctaatttcctttttaaaagaatggatacctcttttatttcttaaaggAAGGAGACACGTTATCG is part of the Populus trichocarpa isolate Nisqually-1 chromosome 7, P.trichocarpa_v4.1, whole genome shotgun sequence genome and encodes:
- the LOC127905572 gene encoding uncharacterized protein LOC127905572, with the protein product MDPHQHKNMRFTCMASITDYDLFNGWWSKTCPKCTKTLSGPSDNLRCFEHGTPDSAPIPSFKVNCIVTDDKDVTNFFLSGKTAENFFNASAHHLVYDKKYVDPYTVPPQMTEVLNKMKIFQLRFGAYKSAINRCDIFVTNVFDEGIKQSSEIQSEQFGAGSSTTPTTITIENSSIVQADTLTPITPPDSTPPSQHQEDSYRLKAKKSLDFTDPHSEKIHLKQKSIILDEEDEPPTKRNKDNLSPSSEMHTDDFFSSAIDIIA